gcccggtgtgggtGGAGATAATGAGAAGACTGCAGCGCACATAGAGAAGAGACTgtcacacacagttttattaaattgcacACTTTTTGCGGCTATGTAATCGCACATGTTGACATTGcgattgcgattagattaatcgtgcagtCCTATGTCATGACAAATAATACTGGTCAGGATTTTAGTGTTTATATGTGGAACATTTACTCACATCTTTAATCATTCATTTGGATGATCTGTGATTAAATAATAGGCCTTGTACTGAGATCTCTTACTCTGTTGTGTGATGTACACACCATCCCCCTCCTCACTTGGCCAGTGAGCATGCATGCAATCTTGgtatcacacatacacatgcatgtgtaGCCTCCCTTCCCCCCACTTTTTCCTTCAGTCAACAACCTCCAGATGCTgactcacaaacacactcacacagaccgCAAACACTATACCTATTAGGTCAGTGTGTCTGAGTCACTAAAATTCAAAAGGCCTGCTGCACGCATACTGTACGATCAGCATTGTGAGGAAGTCTAAATGTTAAACACTTTTATATGTAAATTTAACTGATTTAAATAATCTTGCAATTTACTACTTGGACTGTTTTCACTGTCTTCGCTATGCGGCTTTGCTGCTGACTTCAAAGCTGGTTAGGTAATGTTGGTACATCAAAATGGTGCATTAAGTAAAGATTAGACCTGTTAGTAATTAGTAATTAACTCTTGCTGTAAGTACAGGCACTGACTTCTTCTTTAATActctttaaaaatgtacttttttgatCCTTAGAAATCCTTAGAGTTTTTCAGACATGCTAGAAGTGTGATCAAGGAAGGCATTGGTCTGCCTGTCCTTTTGGCCCAGAGCAAAATGACCATTCTTTTGGTTGTGAATAGTTATGGTCCCTGGAGGATGATTCCTAATGTTTGGTGACCTCCTGACCTTTAATGCTGTGCCACTGTGAGGACACAATTTCCGCATGCACAGAAGATTTACCAGCAACTAATGGACAGTTTGTCATGAAACTGTCACATTTACAGTCCTAAGGGAATAAGCCCTTTAATAGTAATGACCCCAGAATTTTGCCTTTAGTGCCATTCTCAGGACAAATTCAACAGTTTAAGCCCCACTCTGTTAGGACTCTGAAGAGTAGCAAAGTTGTTAGTGTGTTGGTTATTCTGTTAAATACTCTCCTGCACTGCAACCTCAAGGGCTGTTAACAGCCAGTTGGCATACTGTTTGTATTTAGAGATATTTAGAGACACTTTTGAGTAAaggatttgtgtttttattgtatctTGTGTCATATAATTTGTGTCAACACAGCAGGCAGGTGTTTTAGATCCAGCATGCTCCAGGAACATTTACCACCAAAGCTCAGACAGGAAGCTaaaatgttgtgtatttttGCATCATCCAGATGGTGATTTCATTGCCTCTACAGTGGAATCTGTCATTTTGGAGTTAAAACTAGGCTACTAGTTTTAAAGCCCTTCTAGGTAGTAGGGCTTTGAAAAAAGGATATGATCCAACTCCATGGCAGCACAAGTCAAAATTTCACTCCCAGTTACATAAAACAGGATTAGTGTCTCATAAAAATGAACTTAAAACTAAGTTTTAAGTTTCAATAACTTTATGTAGAAGGCCAATAAAAGTAGCAAACAACAATAAATTTGCAGAGGACTTAAAATAGTATAGATAGACAGATTATGGAGTCAAAATAATGGTAATGATCTTCTTTGTGGGAGAAAATGAACAATATTAGTGTAAATTTGACTTAAGCTTTCTTAATCTGCCACTTCTGAGCGTTTCGGCTGGTTTGGaaaagcacattttcaagtTGTTGACAAAATTATAAGTAACAGAATATAGATCTGTAACAAAATGAGACATTTGTTTAAAACTCGTATTCATTGATGAAAGGTACATAATGATGAAAGGTAAGTATATATAAAGCATTATCATCAGTTTTtctattttgtgcattttcaattttCTCAGCACACAGTGTTCAACAAAGACCTTGAAGCTTTGATGTTATGAGCGTCATTAAATATAGCATTCAATCACAGATGCTAAAAAGCTGGGCTTGTCCTTTCAAATGATAATAGCATATACTTCACTGGTTCTTTTTAACTAAAGGCCTGGGCTGAGTGTTGGGAGACATCCATGTTGATATACAAAGTGCTACTGATTACACAGGCATGCAGATACATTCAATAAGCTGACCATTGAGTGTGGTACATGAGCCATAAATGATGTTACTAATTTTCACACATTCAGACATGACTGAATCAGTGCTTCTCTTGTGCAAAGGGGGTAAATAAAGCTCACTTCCTCTTTGTTCTTCTTGACAAatgtggtgttttgtgttgttctgtttttaaacCCGTAATTTGTGTCACTACATTTGATACTGACATGCACCACACACTGTATACAGCCCAGAGCACACCTGCCTGAGGCCTTTGTTAATCATTAAGCAGAAAAGCCCATCGTGCTATAGAGCAATGCTCTTTTGAGACCCTGTAGCCAGGAATATCTTAGGATTCCTTACAGCATTACAGTACCATGTACTTATTCTTGTAAGCCCCTATAGGCTTAGACAACTCATTGTAGCCAGATTCATTTTAGTAATTTTCTTCTAATTTACTGAGATAAATCtttgttatatattattaacTTGGATGACAGGATGCTGTCACTCTGAATGTTGTTATTTTCTCTAACATCTAAATCTAGCACTGAACATAATTTATGACTAGCCTGGATGGTCTACAAACCACACTAAACACTAAAATGCAGCCTAGGAACTCGTACATAGATATTCAGTCTTCCTCAGTCATATAACAACACAGGCGTATCTTTTCTATCTCCGCAGGTGCAGGTATGGGACACAGCAGGCCAGGAGCGCTTTCGTAAATCTATGGTGGAACACTACTACCGCAATGTCCACGCAGTGGTCTTTGTCTATGACGTCACCAAGATGGCTTCCTTCCGCAACCTGCAGACATGGATAGAGGTTGGTAACTGGCTCAATACATTACCGTGGGTTGGCACTGTAATGTTTCCATCACAAAAGATGGTTTGACTCTGAACGCTAATGCTCCAACTGATCACTAAGAAAATTCAATGGGTTTTGTAGGAAAAATCTTTCCGATGTGTGCTAAAATACTGTTACTTCTACTACCTATCAATATTTCTACCATTACCTCTACTGGTATAGTGGCGACTATTCcttgtaataataattacaatagTCAGTCATTAGTTACGAGAAGTTGCATTCgcattagtaataataataaaatcactaCTAGTTGTGTTAGTAGTAATGCTAGTCATACTAGTAGTAGCAGGTAGTGGTATTTAGGTGATTGTAGTTGTATTTGGTATGAAGGTTAGCAGCAGTCATAGTGACAGCAGTAGTGGATGTAGTGAAAGTAAttgaagctgcagcagtaacAGAACTTATCTGGGCagatattttgacatgtcattGCAAAAAGCTCAGGTGCAATGAAGAATACTAATTATCAGCTGCTTTCCATTTAGGTTTGCCACTTTCAGGCTTCTTGGGACACTTCAGTGGCCCTGagtcatcagcagcagcagtagtgcTGGTATTAGCAACAGTTTAAAAATTAGTAAAATGTCAGTAGTACACATTAGGGCTTAACCTATCACTTTTTAACACATCATTTGTTTGAACTAATTTCAAAATGCCCTCGTAAAAGCATTATGTTGTGGATTTGATGTGGTTCTGTAGGAATGTAACAGGTCTCTGTGACACAAGCTAACAGGTGACTTCAGATCTGTAGTCGTGATAACACTACCGAGCAGTtgggctcagtgtatgaatgtgtgtgtgaatgggtggaTGTGacagtgctttgagtggtcggaagactagaacaAGTTGAGTTAAAACCAAATTTTGAATTTGGTTAGATAAGTACggacatttacatttttcccATGTAGGTTGAATTTCAAACAGAAAGTGATACCATACCTCAGGGCACAAGTTCTGTGAGTGATAGTGAAATAGACTAATATTGAATTTATGCTACATGAGAAGAAGCAGAATGGAAAGAGATTTTTATGACTTTGAGACATTCATCCTTTATTCGGTGATGGTTACCTCCAGTACTACACCTGTAGTCAGTTCTTTTATTGATCATGCCATACATTTAACAGTTAATAACTGCATACAGATATATATAGCCCCTTTTTCAATCGGCTGAATCAGTTCAATTAGTGTAggatttattgtattgtattatattgaGCTGTTGGGAATGGGGGCTATGCAGCCATTTTGGCACCAACACTTCTTTTTCACCAAGTGGGACATAAATTCACGAATTCCCTGTAATTACAACTAAGAGGCTGACGGTAAAAACTTTTACCATTCAGCTGCTCATATTCATGGCCACATATCGCTTGAACATGGCCATAGTTTATgaagtgtattattattattctgttgCGTTCCAGGAGTGTAATGGCCATCGGGTCTCAGCATCAGTACCTCGAGTCCTGGTGGGAAATAAGTGTGACCTCATAGACCAAATACAAGTGAGTGTACTCAAGCAAGGACCACTAATCAATATAATACTTCCTCGATTGAATAAGGGCTTACAACCAAACATCTGTGCTTTCCCAGGTGCCCTCCAACACAGCGTTGAAGTTTGCTGATGCCCACAACATGCTGCTGTTTGAGACATCGGCCAAGGACCCGAGGGAGAGTCAGAACGTCGACTCTATCTTCATGTCTCTGGCCTGCCGCCTGAAGGCCCAGAAATCCCTGCTCTACAGAGACGTGGAGAGAGAGGATGGGAGAGTCCGACTCACACAAGAGACTGAAACAAAGAGCAATTGTCCCTGTTGAGGAAAATGAGGAGTGGGAGGCGTAATGGAGGGGAAGCGAGGCGAGTAACTGTACATGTcaaggaagagaaggagagggatgATGGGAGAGTGAGGCTAAAACAAGAGTCTTTTAAATTAAACGTTTCTGTTTTCAGAGGTAGATGGGGGGTGGAGGATGACactatgagtgtgtgtttcaaaGAAGAGGAGGATAGGGTGGAAGTGGTAAGGCTTGTGAGGGACTGAAACTGTatcaatattgttgtttttcaggagagggaggagagaggaaggtgacaaagagagagagaggagaaaaggagtGGGAAATTTGTTAACAATTCTGACATGAGAGGATATTGCCTTTTAGACTACAGTATAATGAAGAAATGCTTCCATTTATTCAAACATAGACAGAAACTGAGTAAATATAAATTCCCTGTGTCCAGTGCCCAGCCACAACACAGCACTATTAACATCATCTGGGGATCCTAAACAGTCTCGATGCAAGGCTGTAATTTCCTAAACCTGCCCTGGTTCGATGTTTGTCACCACCATTATTGACAGCAACACTCTGAGGTAACATATTGCAGCTCTTTAAAACCTTTATCTACTGCCTTAAAAGCTGAACTCTGTCTTTGTTTAAAGAAAGGTTTCAAGAATTTTAGCCTCTCGAGAGGATCTTGGTACAACCAAACACTCTGACAGCCTCTGAAGTGGCATTCGTTTAACGTACCTGATATATCTGTCTAGGTCAATCCTTCACAAGTAGGACAGTTGACTTAAAATCACTGTGAGATCACATAAACATGGGAATGGATAAGAAAACACATCTTTTGTTTAAGTTTATCTGCATAAAATAAGGGGCAAAAAGATGAGCTTAAAGGACGTTTGCAGGAAGACCTTGACAACAAGGTTTCCTGAAAACAGACCATATAGAGGTTGTCAGGCAGCATGTCAT
This portion of the Micropterus dolomieu isolate WLL.071019.BEF.003 ecotype Adirondacks linkage group LG19, ASM2129224v1, whole genome shotgun sequence genome encodes:
- the rab33a gene encoding ras-related protein Rab-33A, with protein sequence MTNDSPEEETRAPGGGGGGKGIPRRKRADDNVTILTSSMDFHRAGRSRASSSNDAAPSLTSSVDLSTSSLELSIQTRIFKIIVIGDSNVGKTCLTFRFTGGSFPDKTEATIGVDFREKAVEIEGETIKVQVWDTAGQERFRKSMVEHYYRNVHAVVFVYDVTKMASFRNLQTWIEECNGHRVSASVPRVLVGNKCDLIDQIQVPSNTALKFADAHNMLLFETSAKDPRESQNVDSIFMSLACRLKAQKSLLYRDVEREDGRVRLTQETETKSNCPC